The following proteins are co-located in the Flammeovirga kamogawensis genome:
- a CDS encoding alpha/beta fold hydrolase produces MAYLAVNNQELYYADYGDKSAPPILFLHGFLMNSEMFDAQVAYLSSCYRVITLDARAFGKTKWDGQPFSLYDLVDDAISLLDHLSIERAILAGMSQGGYVALRAALKYPNRVNGLVLISTSGVVDPISIKEIYIESRDVWVNNGLVPPLHEGLMTGIIGPKETYEVYWDKWTPEWKKRTGEEIYHAMNALINRDDIEEFIKNITVPALIIHGEADQGVPYEEGLFLHNTLQKSVGVITIKEGCHTSIMTHSDTVNASLLYYLENDFTKTRETSRY; encoded by the coding sequence AATCTGCACCTCCAATATTATTCTTACATGGTTTTTTAATGAACTCAGAGATGTTTGATGCTCAAGTAGCTTATCTTTCATCATGTTACAGAGTTATTACCTTAGATGCGCGAGCTTTTGGTAAAACGAAATGGGATGGGCAACCATTTTCATTATATGATTTAGTAGATGATGCAATTTCATTATTGGATCATTTAAGTATAGAAAGGGCAATTTTAGCAGGTATGTCTCAAGGTGGATATGTAGCATTAAGGGCTGCATTAAAATATCCAAATAGAGTAAATGGCCTTGTCTTAATTAGTACGTCTGGGGTTGTAGACCCAATTTCGATAAAAGAAATCTATATAGAATCTAGAGATGTTTGGGTAAATAATGGCTTAGTACCTCCTTTGCATGAAGGTTTAATGACGGGTATTATTGGTCCGAAAGAAACGTATGAAGTTTATTGGGATAAGTGGACACCTGAATGGAAGAAAAGAACAGGTGAAGAAATTTATCATGCTATGAATGCCTTGATCAATAGAGATGATATAGAAGAATTTATCAAAAATATTACTGTTCCAGCTTTAATTATTCATGGAGAAGCAGATCAAGGTGTACCTTATGAAGAAGGTTTGTTTTTACATAATACGTTGCAGAAATCCGTGGGGGTGATTACGATTAAGGAAGGGTGTCATACCTCAATAATGACTCATTCAGATACGGTTAATGCTAGTTTGCTCTATTATCTTGAAAATGATTTCACAAAAACAAGAGAAACAAGTAGATACTAG